Genomic segment of Salvia splendens isolate huo1 chromosome 12, SspV2, whole genome shotgun sequence:
gtcacagatcctctttaatcacatgattcatgtactttcaatatcatatgtaaaacatcgattacatatttttatcatataattcatttacaacatcatatcCATTGCACcgatcacatatccatatcatattccaccatctatatcaaacaattcataatcatatcaatttcacactatataatcaaataattcactccaattcaacatataacaatcaaccacataacacatgtaaaactaaaagtgtgatttatacacacctgtcTGATGATAACATGTAATCAAATTGAACACCCAAATTTCATTCTTGATCCACACCTCTTAATCCTTACGAGCTAAGTTTCATCTTCTTCTTGTTGTTTCTCTATATAGAAACTTCTTTTTTTTCgtatcattttttttgtaaagccCCCATATTTTTACtattcaaaattatttaatctaaAAGGCTGACTCACAAATCTAACTATAGCTTCCATACGTGTTTCTTTATTGTTTCACTACGAATATAATTGTATATTATACTTACACGTATTAATGCACACACTTTTACACAATATTATCGTTCTTTTTGTTTCACCAACAtatacaattttaatatttagaatATTTTGTATTGTACATAATCTACGCATATTAAATTTTGAGAACTCCCGTGAATCATAATTGTACATATATTCTACTAATTGAGTTACTCACAAtggtaattattttctttttgctgCATGCTTGATTTCTCTATAATATTTAATGACAATAAAATATgctaatatgcaaaataatgcatgtttcgggttagggatatCACATTAGATGAGCTTGTCTTGAACACCCCCCACGCTTGCGGGTGATAAGATTCCAGGCCCCTGTATTTCAAATCCAGCCGTCTTCTTTGGGGGGCCTATCTCCCTCTCGTTCCAGATCCCCTCGTCGTCCTTCTCTGGGGTAAACAATCCCATCCGCAGGGACCACTCCCGAATGCTCATTACCATATCTTCGTTAAAGAGAAGGAAATTGATAGAGTCGGCGTCAGGGTCTATGGTGGACTTGAACTTGAACGATGTGAAGAATTCCTTGGCCAAAGCAATTGGCACCTTTGTCGTGCAGGGATCCAGCAGCTGCTCGAATCCTATGGCGCGGATGTATTTTAGAAATTCTTCCTCCGACTCGATCTCTTGGAGGGCTGAGGGGTCGAACATCTTCCCTGACTTTGGGTCCTCAAAGTGGACCATGGCCTTAAGCAGCCTCTTCGTCACTAACACCTCCATCGGCTCGTACACCGGCTCCTCTTGGTTCGTCTCcgcttcctcttcttcctcattcacatcatcatcttcttctgtCGGCTGGGCAAATGGTACACTGATTGGTTCTGGGGAGGCTTCTTTAATCACCAGGGTCGAGGAGGCCTGCCTATGCTTTTTCTTGAGGGGCTTAGCCTCCTACTTCCCTTTGCGTTTCCACTTTGCTGCATAGCGCTTCTCAACGGCCTCAGGAGAGATCTCCTTAGCTTTCTCTGGAATCTCCTGGGCCTCGGGGATGTCCTCCCTTGTTTCCTCCTCTGGGATTTCCTGGGCTTGGGGACATCATCCCCTGCCTCTTCCTCGCCCTCCGAGTCCACTAACTTCAATCGCCTAGCCCTTGTAGACGTCCGTGTCCCTTCCAGTACCTTACTTCGTCGGgtattccttctttttgtcCTCTCAGTGGCCGGCGTGTCCTTTGACTCCGGCCCATCCTCCAGTACTACTATTTCCTTTAACTCCTCAGAAACATCGGGGCCATCTACTTCCATATCGACAGCTTTCTCTTTCTCATTATTGTCACCATCGTCCCCATCGACGATCTCCTCTTCTTTCTCAACAGCAATCACTTCCTCAGGGATTTCTCCCTCAGCGCACTCTTTCTCTTCACCATCCTTAGCAGATTCATCATCACCCCCAGTCCAAACACCAATACCCTCAACCTCTTTGTTAACCGCCTCTTCCTCAACCTCCCCACCTTCACCCTCTACAGCCTCATCATCACCCTCCCCCTCTTCCACTCTCTCTTCTGCATCTCCATCATCACCCCCTTGTTCATCCCTCAccccttcttcttcaatctcCTGATTCTCCACTACCTCTGCCTCTTGGATGCACTTAGTTAGTGGTACCCGCATGAGGTATAGTGGGAGAAGGATCAGATAATGTGGGTTGGGTCTCGGCATGAGTTTCGGTTAGGGTTTCGGGTAAAATTTGGGGATTTTCTTCGTGAGAGGATCGGTCTTGTGATGTTGTTGTCTCTGTGAAAGTTGCAGGTCGGGGTGGAATTTCCAGTGGGGTTAAGGCGGAAACGGTTTCCTCCTCTTGACAAGCCACCGCCATTCCAGCAAAGAACTCGCTAGATTTCACATTAGGGCCTAATTTCTTCATCAATGCCCTCACGAGCAGTTCTTGATCGACGTTCGTTGTTGGTATTGTAGCGGCGGTTGTAGACGGAACGACTGAGATTGAGGTTGTCGTCGCCCTTGTTTCTGGTTGCTCGGGCACGGCTTGAGACGGCGAAGTCGCCACCGCCTCTGTCTGAGGAGCAGATGGTGGCTTCTTTGCTGGCGGGTTTATCACCGGCAGTAAAGTTGATGATTCACCAGCCGTAGACTTGACCGTCTGGGAATTCTTCCTTCGGGCTTTATGTGGTTGTGGATGGTTCTCTATGGTGGTTTGATCGGAAATTTGGTGGTGGTTGATGGCGGTTTCGCCGGAAACTGTCACAAAAGAAATTTGGAACGGTGAGTTGAGGGTTTCGAAAATTTGAGAATTGTGAAAGAAAAATAATGTGAGGGAGAAGTTAAAAGAGAATGGGGGAAGTTATGTTaggaaaatagagaaaatgaaaaaggcaaaggaaataaaaataaaaggaaaaggaaGGGAGAGGGGCGGTTGCATGCTGACGCCATCGATCAACAACCGTACGCCTCTccttaatttttgaattttgaattttttaatttttaaacttCCCCCCCATTTTTACCGAAAAAATACCCCCCCCCCTCATCTTTTCTCTCACATAACCACACTTAGAAGAATATTTAAACTAAAAGACGAGACATCTGAGCAACTTGGCCAAGGGGATAAGAatccaaaatattttaaatttcaaaactGCTTGCCCAAGTGTGCTCgatgtttcaaaaatatttttggaaaatttaattttttttctttgtttggatttttttgagttatataaaaacatattcacattatttacaaaatatgcGTAGGTATTCTTGGGAGTATGCTGGTTCAGTTTATAGATTTAAAAACTCATTTCCTTTTTACCCGACCCAACAATTCCCTAAGAATACCTAGTAACCTGACCAGTTAGGTAATAGTGGAGAGTATGCGTATTGGAATCTCTTCCACTACGCACATCTCTTAACTATCCCAAAACACCTTGACTTtgtgaccattaacaagaaacGGGATAGAGTTAGGGGTGGTGCTTCCCTGAATTTCCAGGCTCCATTCGCTCGGAGGCCAACGATTGTGTAGGTCAAACAGGTCTGGATTTCTAGGGTACTCTCCCTTGATGATTTGTCACTTTTGCCCTTCCTAGAAGATCCTTCAAAAGATATTTTTCTGCTCACAGCTGCTCCCGCCTTTGCTCCGGTAATCCCCTAGGTCAGGTTGCAAGTTGGCTTCTTCACTCCATTTTTCTGCGATTTCCTCCGCCTAGTAAATTTTCCAGCCGCTCCCTGGGTCTGGCAGATTCTCTACCCTCCTAAACTTATAAACGTGTGTTAGTTCATGAAAATCacagaatttaaccccataaccgatgcatgaaatgagccttatcacacACACCATATAATTCTTGAACCATCAAGTTCATAGAATTTATCTAAGGAACCCTTTTTCACTAGGTAATTCAAGGGTGAAGCCTTAGTTCAGAAATTCTTCACGAATCTCTTATAAAATCCAGCTAGCCCATGAAAGGATCCAATATTCGACCAACTCCTAGGAGTAGGCGATACTCTAACAACTCTACTTTATCTTCATCAACCTTGACTCCTTTCATCCCCACAATAAACCCATTAAAAACAACTTTTTCACCACAAAATGTGCACTCGGGTATTTTAGGACATCCCTAAGATGTAGCATGATCATCAATgtttaggaaataaataaaatatcatcaTAATATATCATAACAAAATTCCCTATGAAAGATCTAAGCATATGGTTCATTAACTTCATAAAAGTTGGTGGATCGTTGGTCAACCAAAAGACACAATCATCCAGTCATACAGTCCAAATTTGGTTTAAAAAAAGTAGTTGTTCATTCATCTCCATCATTCAATCTTAGAGAAATAGATATTGATGACTATGTTAGATAGTGATCTTATTAATGGTCCTACAATTAACATACAAACACCATCTTCCACGTTTTTAAGGACAAGAATTACCGGCATGACACGAGGATAGAGAGGCTCTAGAAtcaaaactttgaaaatgagtCCCTATTGCCTATAAATCTATCGAATCTCATTCGATTGGCTTTTTAGGTTGCCTAGTTTGGAAGTGACTCCCCTGACAAGAAGTTGATTTGGCTATCGAACTCTATACATCATTTAGTATGAACCCCACAATCTATCAACACTGCTACTATTATCTTTtccttctttctcttacttttcctcatccaattCATTTACAAGTTTATCTATTTTTAGGACAAAGGGAgtacctttttctctttttctatctcgctttattaattttacattaaaactcgtatcattCCAAAAGaatctatttttatggaataaaTAGGGTATGAAAACgaaaattattactactatagtGGAATAATAAAATGGGACGGGATCAGAGTGAAAATTCGAAGTTTTTTAAGGACGAAATCAAAATTAAGCGCAATCATGGCGGTCAATAGCTCTGTATAAATTAttacgaaattaaaaaaattgaaaactttAACGGTGTTCTCCAACGCGaagcttcttcttcaattaCTCCCAATTTCTATCTCTGGTTTCCCATTTCTAACTAAAATTAGGTACGCGCCGAAGATTGTTTTGGTGTTGAGCTAAATCTTTCATCGAATTATGCTAAATAATTGttctcttcttcatcatcttgCTCAGGAATCAACCTCTTCTTCTTAGGGTTCTAACTGCTTGCTCGTGAGGCGCTCGTAATCAACTTTGCGGTAATTCCTCAGCTGTTAACATAATATTAGTTCAATTGTTAAGAATTTCTCGTTTTGGCTGATTATTGTTTATTCTCTTTAGAGTTTACGCGTAACGTTTACTGATTTTTAGCTAGTATTTTATCAGTTTCTGTCTTTTTACTATTTATCTTTGATTATAACATTGATTATTGCTGATTTTGCGCATATATTTAGTTAGgctcaaaatattttttagcTGTTGTTTATATTAAGGGAgaatattttctttatattttctaGCAAGTCTATACACACATTTGAtgttgttggcaattgaaactaaaaatataacatataactgtcccacatcggtgtcaagataaaactgaaactagtatataagtctcatgggccacttctcctatcaccaattggttttaggatggaacccatggatttctatcatggtatcagagcgggtcaccgactgtgggtcaaatttaactgacccagcagtatatctgggccgaaatcgaaaaaatgactgacccagcagtatatctggacttaaaaatttgggccaagtggtccaaccgatcgaaaaaaattgggccgattgtccaatcgattagagaaaaaaagtccaacttttgagggagggtgttggcaaaactgtcccacatcggtgtcaagataaaactggaactagtatataagtctcatgggcccctcctcctatcaccaattggttttaggatggaactcaTAGATTTCTATCAGATGCCAGTTTTAGGATAAAACTggaactagtatataagtctcatgggcccctcctcctatcaccaattggttttaggatggaacccatggatttctatcagaTGCCTAGTTATATATCAAgcggttttaggatggaacccattttaggatggaacccatggatttctatcagaTGCCTAGTTATATATCAAgcggttttaggatggaacccatggatttctatcagaTGCCTAGTTATATATCAAGCAGATCTCAACCGAAAGTCGAAGTTCTTTCATGTTGTCTAATCCCTCTTTagtttttttgtgtaattgattTCTGGTAAATATGTTTCTTAGTTGATGATCAACCTGTTTGCCTGTTTGAAGATTACTCGGTTCAGAAATGAAGACGAGAGGTTCTGCAGTAGAAATCACAAACCTGTCTCCTAATGCAACGGAGAAGGATGTTCGTGATTTTCTCACCTTCTGTGGCGCAATTCAACATGTTGAATTTGTCAGGTACTCTCCATGTAGTAGTACTGATTAGATTTGATCAGTTTTCAGATATCTCATCTTTTTTAAATAAGTCAGAATCTTGCATCTTCAAACATGACTTAGTACGTATATTCGAGAATAATTTTTCTTTAACTAAGAGGGTGAAAGTTACTATGAGGTAAATTACAAGAATTCTATGGTGGTGGTGTTGCTACAGCTTGCTGTAAATGTTccttttgtgatttttgttgatacaaaattttatattttcttgttCTTTCACAGAACCGGTGACTCTGCATGTGTCGCCTATGTGACTTTCAAAAATCCGCATGCTGTGGAAACTGCTGTACTTCTCAGTGTGAGTTGAGTTTACGAAAACTTTATTTTACAGCTTCTGGTTAATAAAAAGTCGGATCAGGCATTGAGTGTTGAGATCTAAGGCCCGTTATCTCGTCTTAATAACtgatgaaaatttatttcatataatGATGAAGTTcataaatttctatttttattaggGAGACACAATCTTGGATCAACCTGTACGCATAGCACAATGGGGACATTGTGACGACGACTATAATGTTCACAATCACTCTTCATGGAAGATTGAAGACGATGTTAATCTTAGCGTAAACACATTCCCTTCACTTCGCCATGTCTCTTCTAGTTTGTCTTATATCGGTAACTATTGAGTATCCTCATTTCAGGAGCGTTCTGAGAGACACGAGGCTGTGCCATCTGCTGGAAAAGCCGTCTATTCTGCCCAAGACACTGCAAAAGCAATGGCTGCCAAAGGATTTGTACTCGGAAAAGATGCAGTGGTGAGAGCTAAAGCATATGCAGAGTCCCATCAAGTACCGGCAGCTGCAATAGCGAAGGTTTCACGGCTTAGCAATGGAATCGGGTTGACTGATAAGATAACTTATGGGATTGAAACAGCCAAATCTCTGGATCGAAGGTATCACATTTCAGGTACGACGAGATCAGCTGTGTCTGTGACGCAGAGGACTGCAGCTTCGGCTGCAAACGCGGTGGTTAGCTCGAGTTACTTCTCTAAGGGAGCTCTCTGGTTGTCCGGTACTCTAAACAGAGCCTCTCAGGTTGCTGGAGATCTTGGCAATCGCGGCGTTGGCAAAGATAGCCAGTGAAGATTCTGTATAAACAGTGAGAGAACTTGTTTTACAAGCACAGTTTCTATTACTTCCATTtcaattttatagtagtatattttcaCGAACTACATCAAAATGATTATATGAGTATATATGGCGTACTTCAAAAATAACTCAAATTAGAATTACAACATCCTTTCAGCCATATACTGCAACGTGACAGTTATAAGCAACAAAACAACGTTATTAGCAATAAATTAGTGGATTACATTGATGGATTTTCGTTGATCGTATAAAAGATTATGTATGTTGCATTAAATGTAGTTTATTTTGCACTGTAgactaaaatacaaaataaattgcatttaaTGCAACATAAATAGTCTTTTATGCAATTCGCGGAAATCCGTCAATGTCATTCATTAATTTTGTTGCTTAATAgtaacattttttgttgcttatAAGTGCCACGTGGCAACATATGGTTGGAAGTATGTTGTGATTCTAAGGGTTAAAAATAGTAGTGATCCCTTATATATAGATTTCCAACTACCAACgtcaaattaataatattacagCTAAATGGTGCATAACATTGCCACAAATTCTCATATGAATAAATGTGTTTAATTTTAGTTTccaatataaaattaaagtttCCTTTACAAATATGTTTTGTTGTTAATATTCTTTTTATAACAATTAAGTCAATTTTATCACTCCCTTTGTTCAAAATCTTTTTGCCACTTATATTAATATGGGcatttattttaatactacAAATTAAAGGATTCTACTTTTAAAACACTTTGCTTTGAACCATTATAAATAAAGACAATTCAAATCATGTGAAATAGTAAACTGTAGTATGGTCTACGCATGGATTGTTAATACTTTTAAAAATTGACATTATTTTCCTCTTTTGTATTgcttagggctggcaattttcgacacgacacgataatctgacacgaatccgcacgaaattattgggttggggtcaagtcttattggatccgtgtccttatcgggttgacccattaagaacccgataatttcgggttgggttcgggtcggatgcgggtcggatgcgggtaacccattaagaaataatattattatttttattattatttaaaaaatatatatattactctaattttttaatttcttataaattaggtttaaatggtataaaatgaattttaactgtgtaaattaggttaaaaattaaggtttaatcgtgtaatattaggttttaaccgtgtaatatcaggttcgggttgttatcgtgtcgtgtcaacccatattatatcgtgtcgataacgggttcgtgtcgggtgcgggccgtgttcggatttgaaggtagcaggtcgggttcgtgttcggatttacagtttctttaacaggtcgggttcaggttaggccttattgggttcggtcattatcaggttgacccgataacgacccaatctgCACGATTTGTCAGCCCTAGTATTGCTATCTGGGGATATTATAGTTTGATTAGAAAAGATTCTTATAATAGCGGGATAAACGCCATAAAAGATAATGAAATCCTTATATATCAAAGGGTAGTGATTTTGCTGTCATAATATCTTTATGCCATGTTGTGTTATGTTATTTTTCCATAATTACATTTTATATTGTGACTAATTGAGCCATAATATTCTTATGTTAGTTTGCCATAGTTATAACATAAGGATATTATGGCATAGAGAtattatgttttaaataaaCCATCCCTTTTGAATTCACTTTTTTCATGCCAAATTAAATGTGAATTTCTATGGGAGAATGTAGGAAGTAGTGATTAAAGGAATTGATGACAACAAAATCTACTCTCTCCCTCTCACCACATAAATAATTCAACCTCGCTAGAGTATCATCGCCTCAAATTAATTGTAAGTGCAAAATGAAACAGCTACACAT
This window contains:
- the LOC121756886 gene encoding binding partner of ACD11 1-like encodes the protein MKTRGSAVEITNLSPNATEKDVRDFLTFCGAIQHVEFVRTGDSACVAYVTFKNPHAVETAVLLSGDTILDQPVRIAQWGHCDDDYNVHNHSSWKIEDDVNLSERSERHEAVPSAGKAVYSAQDTAKAMAAKGFVLGKDAVVRAKAYAESHQVPAAAIAKVSRLSNGIGLTDKITYGIETAKSLDRRYHISGTTRSAVSVTQRTAASAANAVVSSSYFSKGALWLSGTLNRASQVAGDLGNRGVGKDSQ